Proteins encoded in a region of the Anaerobaca lacustris genome:
- a CDS encoding four helix bundle suffix domain-containing protein: MADGFIPPHGGYANLLSYRKAEIVYDATVYFCDRFVGRRDRTRDQMIQAARSGKQNIIEGSQASGLSKQMEIKLTSVARASLEELLADYRDFLRTHRLDEWDADHPYAQRLRRLNRLGDGSYETFRKGIEHPDPAICANVIIGLIKVATYLLDRQIRRLEKDFVNAGGLRERMTAARLAARAKQRRKPTDALDSP, translated from the coding sequence ATGGCCGACGGCTTCATCCCACCCCACGGCGGCTACGCCAATCTGCTGTCCTATCGCAAGGCGGAGATCGTCTACGACGCCACGGTCTACTTCTGCGACCGCTTCGTGGGCAGGCGGGACCGCACGCGCGACCAGATGATCCAGGCCGCCCGCTCGGGCAAGCAGAACATCATCGAAGGCAGTCAAGCCTCCGGCCTGTCCAAGCAAATGGAAATCAAGCTGACCAGCGTTGCCCGCGCCAGTCTGGAAGAGCTGCTGGCCGACTATCGCGACTTCCTGCGAACGCATCGCCTCGATGAATGGGACGCCGATCACCCCTACGCCCAACGGCTGCGTCGCCTCAATCGCCTCGGCGACGGCAGCTATGAAACGTTCCGCAAGGGGATCGAGCATCCCGATCCCGCGATCTGCGCCAACGTCATCATCGGCTTGATCAAGGTCGCCACCTACCTGCTCGACCGCCAGATCCGGCGCCTGGAGAAGGACTTCGTCAACGCCGGAGGCCTCCGCGAGCGCATGACCGCCGCCCGCCTGGCCGCCCGAGCCAAGCAGCGTCGAAAGCCGACCGACGCCCTCGACAGCCCATAG